In Pseudomonadota bacterium, the following proteins share a genomic window:
- a CDS encoding glycosyltransferase family 2 protein, translated as MIGRRAVKAHIRDFKQAREAARRHALEVEVPRLGALALSEFPESPMHTLPHPVIVTLTSYPARFATLHLTLRSLLLQTVRPDAIALWLTREDRALVPEKVTELEALGLKIETCTELRSYKKIVPALKAWPEAVLIAADDDLYFPQDWLERLLAAYDGKSVQCHRAHRIRSTWSGRPRPYADWDRYLTAATSGSMIFPTSGGGATYSADLLHEDVTREDLFTELAPTTDDVWLYFMTRLAGRHASKLAGQFHLIEWPGSQETNLKGANLYGEGNDKALSAMTRYYGWPR; from the coding sequence ATGATCGGCCGCCGCGCAGTCAAGGCCCATATCCGTGACTTCAAGCAGGCACGGGAGGCCGCGCGCCGCCACGCGCTGGAGGTCGAGGTCCCGCGCCTAGGCGCCCTGGCACTGTCGGAGTTTCCCGAAAGCCCGATGCACACCTTGCCGCATCCGGTCATCGTCACCCTGACCTCATACCCCGCGCGCTTCGCGACGCTGCACCTGACACTCCGGTCACTCCTGTTGCAGACGGTGCGGCCGGACGCTATCGCCCTGTGGTTGACCCGCGAAGACCGCGCCCTCGTACCCGAAAAGGTCACGGAGTTGGAGGCGCTGGGCCTCAAGATCGAAACCTGTACGGAGCTTCGGTCCTACAAGAAGATCGTGCCCGCGCTGAAAGCTTGGCCCGAGGCAGTGCTCATCGCCGCCGACGATGATCTCTACTTTCCGCAGGACTGGCTGGAACGACTGCTGGCGGCCTATGACGGAAAGTCGGTGCAATGTCACCGCGCCCACCGCATCCGCTCCACTTGGTCCGGCAGACCGCGACCTTATGCTGATTGGGACCGCTATTTGACGGCGGCAACTAGCGGTAGCATGATTTTTCCGACCAGCGGCGGAGGAGCGACCTACAGCGCAGACCTGCTGCACGAGGATGTCACGCGCGAGGACTTGTTTACGGAACTTGCACCCACGACCGACGACGTCTGGCTCTATTTCATGACGCGCTTGGCGGGGCGCCACGCTTCGAAACTGGCAGGCCAATTCCACTTAATCGAATGGCCCGGGAGCCAAGAGACCAACCTCAAGGGAGCCAATCTCTACGGAGAAGGCAACGACAAAGCCCTATCAGCGATGACCCGCTACTATGGCTGGCCTCGCTGA
- a CDS encoding glycosyltransferase — MEREKHLKVVVATLTRERPEMLKKLLFSWSNMALPPNIDAQCLVVENDDSPKSLLVVEACSTFANGLALKYVHETELGIPFARNRAAREALESGADLLAFVDDDERVDSEWLVELVRTHRETGAELIGGPVRVELGLADPSLTERMIFGSLEQRFRRKENRACAKTRQGGTDGVTIVTSNWLARTGLFRDHGLWFDEKMRFTGGTDAKFYAEVREKGLKTAWSHKAIVYEEIPSGRLSLGYQFKRGRNQSSSAFHRKLMKNRLMALTLLVIVPFKLLAVVALIVALPFTRGLTLADIARTSGGLLGRFDALLGRRSDLYEVVTGE; from the coding sequence ATGGAAAGGGAAAAGCACCTGAAGGTCGTCGTCGCCACACTGACGCGCGAGCGGCCCGAGATGCTCAAGAAGCTCCTTTTCAGCTGGTCGAACATGGCCCTACCGCCCAACATTGACGCGCAGTGTTTAGTTGTCGAAAACGACGACTCTCCCAAATCTCTCTTGGTGGTGGAAGCGTGCTCGACCTTCGCCAATGGGCTAGCGCTAAAGTACGTGCACGAAACCGAACTTGGCATCCCGTTCGCGCGTAATCGCGCCGCGCGGGAAGCGCTGGAATCTGGCGCGGACCTCCTCGCCTTCGTCGATGACGATGAACGCGTCGACAGTGAGTGGCTCGTTGAATTGGTCCGCACCCACCGCGAGACCGGTGCCGAACTTATAGGCGGCCCCGTGCGCGTGGAGCTTGGCCTCGCCGATCCTAGCCTGACAGAGCGGATGATCTTCGGCTCACTGGAGCAACGCTTCCGGCGGAAGGAAAATCGCGCCTGCGCCAAGACCCGTCAAGGAGGCACTGATGGGGTCACGATCGTGACCAGCAACTGGCTCGCGCGGACTGGGCTCTTCCGTGACCATGGCCTCTGGTTCGACGAAAAGATGCGCTTCACCGGTGGCACCGACGCGAAGTTCTACGCCGAGGTCAGAGAGAAGGGCCTGAAAACAGCCTGGTCGCACAAAGCCATCGTCTACGAGGAAATCCCTTCAGGCCGCCTGTCGTTGGGCTACCAGTTCAAGCGCGGGCGTAACCAATCCTCCAGCGCGTTCCACCGCAAGCTGATGAAGAACCGGCTGATGGCGCTGACGCTGCTGGTGATCGTGCCGTTCAAGCTCCTTGCGGTAGTGGCGCTGATCGTGGCGCTGCCCTTCACGCGGGGCCTGACGCTGGCCGATATCGCGCGGACATCGGGTGGGCTCCTGGGCCGCTTCGACGCGCTCCTCGGGCGCCGCTCGGACCTTTACGAAGTGGTGACGGGAGAATGA
- a CDS encoding glycosyltransferase family A protein, with protein MIIPTYRSWDALELCLDCLARQDFDPARYEVIVVNNDPDDPVPDNLPRNAPLRVISEARPGSYAARNAGIRAARADVLFFTDADCRPHSDYLSTGWAVVEDHPDTFRFAGGIELVPQGDEWTPSELYDRIKSLDQARYASQNRAATANVFMRRAAFEMVGLFDETRLSGGDMEWAERATTAGLALRFAPDVKVDHPARASFEDNLTKARRLLGGRIAAASGPGRLAFYLPPLRRLLPSVGIRRLMARESGISVDKKRAVIAEHNRIRRALIWEQLRLTWLRTEKERR; from the coding sequence TTGATCATACCGACTTACAGGTCGTGGGATGCGCTGGAGCTGTGCCTCGATTGCCTCGCTCGCCAAGACTTCGACCCTGCGCGCTACGAAGTTATCGTGGTTAACAACGATCCTGACGACCCCGTGCCGGACAACCTTCCGAGGAACGCGCCCTTGCGTGTCATTTCAGAGGCACGGCCTGGGTCTTACGCGGCGCGCAATGCTGGCATCCGCGCTGCCAGAGCCGATGTCCTGTTTTTCACTGATGCCGATTGCCGACCCCATTCTGATTACCTGTCGACCGGCTGGGCAGTTGTTGAAGACCATCCAGACACCTTCCGCTTCGCTGGTGGGATCGAGCTGGTGCCTCAGGGGGACGAGTGGACGCCCTCTGAGCTTTACGATCGGATCAAAAGCCTCGATCAGGCCCGCTACGCCAGCCAGAATCGAGCCGCGACGGCGAACGTGTTCATGCGACGCGCAGCTTTCGAGATGGTGGGCCTTTTCGACGAGACGCGCCTGTCTGGCGGTGACATGGAATGGGCCGAGCGGGCGACGACGGCTGGCCTGGCACTGCGTTTTGCGCCTGACGTCAAAGTCGATCATCCGGCGCGCGCGTCCTTTGAGGACAACCTGACTAAAGCCCGGCGTCTTCTGGGGGGGCGCATCGCTGCCGCCTCCGGGCCGGGGCGGCTTGCCTTTTATTTGCCGCCGCTCAGGCGGCTTTTGCCCTCTGTGGGGATCCGCCGCCTTATGGCGCGCGAAAGCGGCATCAGCGTCGACAAAAAGCGAGCAGTCATCGCAGAGCACAACCGGATCCGCCGCGCGCTAATCTGGGAACAGCTGCGCCTGACTTGGCTGCGCACAGAAAAAGAGCGCCGATAG
- the pnp gene encoding polyribonucleotide nucleotidyltransferase yields MFTETKKSIQWGEETLTLETGKVARQADGSVIATLGETSVMANVTFAKTEKEGQGFFPLTVHYQEKYYAAGKIPGGFFKREARPTEKETLTARLIDRPIRPLFVPGFKNEVLVMCTVLSHDLVNDPDIVAMIAASAALTISGAPFMGPIAGARVGFEDGDYVLNPTVDDMTKLRENPEQRLDLVVAGTKDAVMMVESEAYELTEEEMLGAVTFAHDSIQPVLDLIIDLAEECAKEPFDFQPPDYSELFEAVNAAGESQMRDAYAIGDKQERTAAVAAAKEAIVAALSEEQQADSNLGSALKKLEAGVLRGDVVKNGRRIDGRKLDEVRDIVCETGMLPRTHGSALFTRGETQGLVVTTLGTGDDEQMIDALEGTYKSNFLLHYNFPPYSVGEAGRVGPPGRREIGHGKLAWRALQAVLPAATDFPYTIRVVSEITESNGSSSMASVCGGSLSMMDAGVPLKAPVAGVAMGLVLEDDGSYGILTDILGDEDHLGDMDFKVAGTENGITSLQMDIKVAGITPEIMKAALAQAKEGRMHILGEMAKSITSAQEFSVHAPRIETMNVPTDKIREVIGSGGKVIREIVEVSGAKVDINDDGVVKIASPNGDAIKKAYEMIHAIVAEPEEGAIYKGKVVKIVDFGAFVNFFGKRDGLVHVSQIENRRLNHPSDVLKEGQEVWVKLLGFDDRGKVRLSMKVVDQETGEPAKKEEEA; encoded by the coding sequence ATGTTTACCGAAACCAAGAAAAGCATCCAGTGGGGTGAGGAAACGCTCACGCTGGAAACCGGCAAGGTCGCGCGTCAGGCCGACGGTTCCGTCATCGCCACGCTGGGCGAGACCTCCGTCATGGCCAACGTCACCTTCGCCAAGACCGAGAAGGAAGGCCAAGGCTTCTTCCCGCTCACCGTCCATTACCAGGAAAAATACTACGCCGCGGGCAAGATCCCCGGCGGCTTCTTCAAGCGTGAGGCACGGCCCACGGAGAAGGAGACGCTGACGGCCCGCCTGATCGACCGTCCGATCCGCCCGCTCTTCGTGCCGGGCTTCAAGAACGAAGTGCTCGTGATGTGCACCGTTCTCTCCCATGATCTCGTCAACGACCCCGACATCGTCGCCATGATCGCGGCATCCGCGGCGCTGACGATCTCCGGCGCGCCCTTCATGGGCCCGATCGCCGGTGCGCGTGTGGGCTTCGAGGACGGCGACTACGTCTTGAACCCCACCGTCGACGACATGACGAAGCTCCGCGAAAACCCCGAGCAGCGGCTCGACCTCGTCGTCGCGGGCACCAAGGACGCCGTGATGATGGTGGAATCCGAGGCCTACGAGCTCACCGAGGAAGAGATGCTCGGCGCCGTGACCTTCGCCCATGACTCGATCCAGCCGGTCCTCGATCTCATCATCGACCTGGCAGAGGAATGCGCAAAAGAGCCGTTCGACTTCCAGCCGCCGGATTACTCCGAGCTTTTCGAGGCCGTGAATGCTGCGGGCGAGAGCCAGATGCGCGACGCCTACGCCATCGGCGACAAGCAGGAGCGCACCGCCGCCGTGGCCGCCGCGAAGGAAGCCATCGTGGCAGCGCTCTCCGAGGAGCAGCAGGCCGACAGCAACCTGGGTTCCGCGCTCAAGAAGCTGGAAGCGGGTGTGCTTCGCGGTGACGTCGTGAAGAACGGCCGCCGCATCGACGGGCGCAAGCTCGACGAAGTGCGCGATATCGTCTGCGAGACGGGCATGCTGCCCCGGACGCACGGCTCCGCGCTCTTTACGCGCGGTGAAACGCAGGGCCTCGTGGTCACGACGCTGGGCACCGGCGACGATGAGCAGATGATCGACGCCCTCGAAGGCACCTACAAATCGAACTTCCTGCTGCACTACAACTTCCCGCCCTACTCGGTCGGTGAAGCGGGCCGCGTGGGCCCTCCGGGACGCCGAGAGATCGGCCACGGCAAGCTCGCCTGGCGCGCGCTTCAGGCCGTGCTGCCCGCCGCAACGGACTTCCCCTACACGATCCGCGTGGTCTCCGAGATCACGGAATCGAACGGCTCCTCCTCCATGGCCTCGGTCTGTGGCGGGTCGCTCTCGATGATGGACGCGGGTGTGCCGCTCAAGGCACCGGTCGCCGGTGTGGCCATGGGCCTCGTGCTCGAGGATGACGGCTCCTACGGCATCCTGACGGACATCCTCGGCGACGAGGATCACCTCGGCGACATGGACTTCAAGGTCGCCGGTACGGAAAACGGCATCACCTCGCTCCAGATGGACATCAAGGTCGCTGGCATCACGCCCGAGATCATGAAAGCCGCGCTGGCGCAGGCGAAGGAAGGCCGGATGCACATCCTGGGCGAGATGGCGAAATCCATCACGTCCGCGCAGGAATTCTCCGTCCACGCCCCGCGCATCGAGACGATGAACGTGCCCACCGACAAGATCCGCGAAGTGATCGGATCGGGCGGCAAGGTCATCCGCGAGATCGTGGAAGTCTCCGGTGCCAAGGTCGACATCAACGATGACGGCGTGGTGAAGATCGCATCGCCCAACGGCGACGCGATCAAGAAAGCCTACGAGATGATCCACGCCATCGTGGCCGAGCCCGAAGAGGGCGCGATCTACAAGGGCAAGGTCGTCAAGATCGTGGACTTCGGTGCTTTCGTGAACTTCTTCGGAAAGCGCGACGGCCTCGTGCATGTCTCTCAGATCGAAAACCGCCGCCTGAACCATCCCTCCGATGTTCTGAAGGAAGGTCAGGAAGTCTGGGTGAAGCTCCTGGGCTTCGACGACCGCGGCAAGGTCCGCCTCTCCATGAAGGTCGTCGACCAGGAGACCGGCGAGCCCGCCAAGAAAGAAGAAGAAGCCTGA
- a CDS encoding DUF2306 domain-containing protein, with protein sequence MAGLWRRYRGGLGIGAILLLALPFYVHSVGRGLSLGSAEEQAVSRFISADGAATLSVYAHMVVGGLLTALAPVQLSGALRRRFPRLHHWNGRLVAALALATGLAGLFYIARQGTIGGAWMSAGFTLYGALLVLAALQTVRFAVARDARHAAWAGRLVILALASFFYRVQYGLWVLAVGEVGMAEDFTGAFDRAMVFGFYLPWLALYEAVRLWRGRRAVPGLA encoded by the coding sequence ATGGCAGGGCTTTGGCGGCGATATCGGGGCGGGCTGGGGATCGGGGCGATCCTCCTCCTGGCCTTGCCGTTCTACGTGCATTCCGTGGGGCGGGGGCTCTCGCTCGGCTCGGCTGAGGAGCAGGCGGTGTCGCGGTTCATCAGCGCCGATGGCGCGGCGACGTTGAGCGTTTATGCGCACATGGTCGTGGGTGGCCTCCTGACGGCGCTGGCCCCGGTGCAGCTTTCCGGCGCTTTGCGACGCCGCTTTCCCCGCCTGCACCACTGGAACGGGCGGCTCGTCGCGGCCTTGGCGCTTGCGACCGGCCTCGCCGGGCTCTTCTACATCGCGCGGCAGGGCACCATCGGGGGGGCGTGGATGAGCGCGGGCTTTACGCTCTACGGAGCGCTCCTCGTACTGGCGGCTTTGCAGACAGTACGCTTCGCGGTGGCTCGAGATGCGCGGCACGCGGCCTGGGCGGGGCGGCTCGTGATCCTCGCGCTCGCCTCCTTCTTCTACCGGGTTCAGTACGGGCTCTGGGTGCTGGCCGTGGGCGAGGTGGGCATGGCCGAGGATTTCACGGGCGCGTTCGACAGGGCGATGGTCTTCGGGTTCTACCTGCCGTGGCTCGCGCTTTACGAGGCCGTGCGGCTATGGCGTGGGCGGCGGGCGGTGCCCGGCCTCGCCTAG
- a CDS encoding NAD(P)H-binding protein: MKVTLLGATGTIGRAVQSELRLAGHDVATPGRADLATLDLKGQEAVISCIASRNGTPRDAWAVDHDLNLGALEAAQAAGVPRFVLLSAICVQRPRLPFQFAKRAFEEKLAASGLRYAIIRPTAYFKSLSGQADRLRAGKPFLTFGDGTRTACKPISDRDLARYIVRALTDPNMENHTLPIGGPGPALTAREQGELLAEALGVPFRTRSVPPGLLKGIAAILGALGMKEKAALARIGHYYATESMLVWDGQRYDADATPEFGQDRLADHYRQLARGTAPDDRGAHAVF; the protein is encoded by the coding sequence ATGAAAGTCACCCTACTCGGCGCCACGGGCACGATCGGGCGCGCGGTCCAGTCCGAGCTGCGTCTAGCAGGGCATGACGTCGCCACGCCGGGCCGCGCTGATCTCGCCACGCTCGATCTCAAGGGGCAGGAGGCGGTCATTTCCTGCATTGCATCGCGCAACGGCACGCCGCGCGATGCCTGGGCGGTGGATCACGATCTCAATCTCGGCGCGCTCGAGGCCGCGCAGGCGGCTGGCGTGCCGCGCTTCGTGCTCCTGTCCGCGATCTGCGTGCAAAGACCCCGCCTCCCGTTCCAGTTCGCCAAGCGCGCCTTCGAGGAGAAGCTCGCAGCCTCCGGGCTCCGCTACGCGATCATCCGCCCCACGGCCTATTTCAAATCCCTCTCGGGACAAGCCGACCGCCTCCGCGCGGGCAAGCCGTTTCTCACCTTCGGAGACGGGACGCGCACCGCCTGCAAGCCGATCTCCGACCGCGACCTTGCACGCTACATCGTGCGGGCGCTGACCGACCCGAACATGGAAAACCACACCCTGCCCATCGGCGGTCCGGGCCCCGCGCTGACGGCGCGGGAGCAGGGCGAACTCCTCGCCGAGGCGCTCGGCGTCCCTTTCCGAACGCGCAGCGTCCCGCCGGGGCTCCTCAAGGGCATCGCTGCGATCCTCGGCGCGCTCGGCATGAAGGAGAAAGCCGCCCTCGCCCGCATCGGGCACTACTACGCCACCGAATCCATGCTCGTCTGGGATGGCCAGCGCTACGACGCCGACGCCACGCCCGAATTCGGGCAGGACAGGCTCGCCGATCACTACCGCCAGCTCGCCCGCGGCACGGCGCCGGATGATCGCGGCGCCCACGCCGTCTTCTAG
- a CDS encoding sterol desaturase family protein, with protein sequence MLATLRVLIHMGGLQRLAPFWLSGVAAMAVFWTPWFLLALVYGVVMQFFVEYLIHRFLLHREPPTDQGTFNALYRSHIGHHEFPKDPEFFTGDDHWYAVRFGLMSVALHALVLWPFVGLPYAVLWPAVAVFVGSVSAFAFYEYCHTLSHLNVPKGWFGRKVTESHMRHHFADHEATFHVSFGMGWIDRLFGTPYDRGAAKERYDPQTILSMGMDPDDLRLVTARKAYGISKHPRRKAPVTPAE encoded by the coding sequence ATGTTAGCCACCCTACGCGTCCTGATCCACATGGGCGGTCTCCAGCGCCTCGCGCCGTTCTGGCTCTCGGGCGTGGCGGCCATGGCGGTGTTCTGGACGCCGTGGTTCCTTTTGGCGCTGGTCTACGGCGTGGTGATGCAGTTCTTCGTGGAATACCTGATCCACCGCTTCCTGCTGCACCGCGAACCGCCCACCGACCAGGGCACGTTCAACGCGCTCTACCGGAGCCATATCGGGCACCACGAGTTCCCGAAGGATCCCGAATTCTTCACCGGTGATGATCATTGGTACGCGGTGCGCTTCGGCCTGATGTCGGTGGCCCTCCACGCGCTGGTGCTGTGGCCGTTCGTGGGGCTCCCCTACGCGGTGCTATGGCCCGCCGTGGCGGTCTTCGTGGGATCTGTCTCGGCCTTCGCGTTCTACGAGTATTGCCACACGCTCTCCCATCTCAACGTGCCCAAGGGGTGGTTTGGCCGGAAGGTCACCGAGAGCCACATGCGCCACCACTTCGCCGATCACGAGGCGACCTTTCACGTGAGCTTCGGCATGGGCTGGATTGATCGCCTCTTCGGAACACCCTATGACCGCGGCGCCGCCAAGGAGCGCTACGACCCGCAGACGATCCTCTCCATGGGCATGGACCCGGACGATCTGCGCCTCGTGACCGCGCGCAAGGCCTATGGCATCTCGAAGCATCCGCGCCGCAAGGCACCGGTGACGCCCGCGGAGTGA
- a CDS encoding helix-turn-helix domain-containing protein — translation MSAKRLAREDWLALGLAQLAEHGPGALKLAQICAAAGMTRGSFYHHFADHGAFLEALVLHRHAEEENVLAEMLPAGTPPADALDRLTDLALDLDFRLELGLRELAREHEPVAAAMERVDATRLALMVPLYAARYGIAEAEARDAALLEYATFLGLMLMDPTRSTEEQRRLYEVYLAMQSARYERPA, via the coding sequence ATGAGCGCAAAGCGCCTCGCACGCGAGGATTGGCTCGCGCTCGGCCTCGCGCAGCTCGCCGAGCATGGTCCCGGCGCGTTGAAGCTCGCGCAGATCTGCGCGGCCGCTGGCATGACGCGGGGCTCATTCTACCACCACTTCGCCGATCACGGTGCTTTTCTCGAGGCGCTTGTCCTCCACCGCCACGCGGAGGAAGAAAACGTGCTCGCGGAGATGCTGCCCGCGGGCACGCCACCCGCGGACGCGCTCGACCGGTTGACCGATCTGGCGCTCGATCTGGATTTCCGGCTGGAGCTCGGCCTGCGCGAACTGGCGCGGGAGCATGAACCTGTCGCCGCGGCCATGGAGCGGGTCGATGCCACCCGCCTCGCGCTCATGGTCCCGCTCTACGCCGCGCGCTACGGCATCGCCGAGGCGGAGGCGCGCGATGCGGCGCTTCTCGAATACGCCACCTTCCTCGGCCTCATGCTCATGGATCCGACCCGCAGCACGGAAGAGCAGCGCCGCCTCTACGAGGTCTACCTCGCCATGCAATCCGCCCGCTACGAGCGCCCCGCTTGA
- the rpsO gene encoding 30S ribosomal protein S15, producing MSITAEEKERLIKEFATKDGDTGSPEVQVAILTSRISTLTEHFKTHKKDNHGRRGLLKMVAQRRKLLDYTKAKDEARYQDLIKRLGIRR from the coding sequence ATGTCGATCACTGCTGAAGAAAAAGAGCGCCTGATCAAGGAATTCGCGACGAAGGACGGCGATACCGGCTCCCCCGAGGTGCAGGTGGCAATTCTTACCTCGCGCATTTCCACGCTCACCGAGCACTTCAAGACCCACAAGAAGGACAATCACGGCCGCCGTGGCCTTCTCAAGATGGTCGCCCAGCGCCGCAAGCTGCTGGATTACACGAAGGCGAAGGACGAGGCCCGCTACCAGGATCTCATCAAGCGTCTCGGCATCCGCCGCTAA
- a CDS encoding calcium-binding protein, translating into MLMLAGLLGVMMMGAAFVGGLETDGEETEGDDDAAPELKDEAPVGDLGTLLIEADAPGAAPTDPSPTAAALSEPAADTGPPAIEGTETADRLVGGDGDERIFGLGGNDELGGGGGDDLIDAGSGKDIVHGGAGDDSVQAGAGDDTVFGHDEDDDLHGEDGDDHLFGGLGDDALSGGEGDDSLVGGSGHDALTGDTGDDSLEGMSGDDSLSGGLGEDVLFGGYGADSLDGRVLDEASTDVDAPDFLNGEAGDDTVFAGQGDHVSLGSGADTLFVGDWIEGKNATLSDYDPAEDNLVVVFDDSAGSAPHLAVQASDADPDAAVLTLDGHPILTVNNAAGLSLEDVSLVPQSTLIDVQSGTGTDR; encoded by the coding sequence ATGTTGATGCTGGCGGGCCTTTTGGGCGTGATGATGATGGGAGCGGCCTTCGTCGGCGGGCTCGAGACGGATGGCGAGGAGACCGAGGGCGACGATGACGCCGCCCCGGAGCTGAAGGACGAGGCTCCCGTGGGCGACCTCGGCACGCTCTTGATCGAAGCCGATGCGCCGGGCGCAGCGCCCACTGACCCGTCGCCAACCGCAGCAGCGCTGTCCGAGCCGGCGGCGGATACAGGCCCGCCCGCCATCGAGGGCACCGAGACCGCCGACCGCCTGGTCGGGGGTGACGGCGACGAGCGGATCTTCGGCCTCGGCGGCAATGACGAGCTCGGCGGCGGCGGCGGCGACGACCTCATCGATGCAGGCAGCGGTAAGGACATCGTTCATGGCGGCGCGGGCGATGACAGCGTGCAGGCAGGCGCGGGCGATGACACGGTCTTCGGCCACGATGAGGACGACGACTTGCACGGCGAAGACGGCGACGATCACCTCTTCGGCGGGCTGGGAGACGACGCCCTCTCGGGCGGAGAGGGTGACGATTCTCTCGTGGGCGGAAGCGGGCACGACGCGCTCACAGGAGACACAGGCGACGACTCGCTCGAAGGCATGTCCGGCGATGACAGCCTCTCGGGCGGGCTTGGCGAGGATGTCCTCTTTGGCGGCTACGGTGCCGACAGCCTCGACGGGCGCGTCCTGGACGAGGCGAGCACAGACGTCGATGCACCGGACTTCCTCAATGGCGAGGCGGGGGACGACACGGTCTTCGCCGGGCAAGGAGATCACGTCTCCCTCGGCAGCGGCGCGGACACGCTCTTCGTCGGCGACTGGATCGAGGGCAAGAACGCGACCCTCTCCGACTACGACCCGGCGGAGGACAACCTCGTCGTGGTGTTTGATGACAGCGCGGGCAGCGCGCCGCACCTCGCAGTGCAGGCAAGCGATGCAGACCCCGACGCCGCCGTTCTCACGCTCGATGGCCATCCCATCCTCACGGTGAACAACGCCGCGGGGCTCTCGCTCGAGGATGTTTCCCTCGTCCCGCAGAGCACGCTTATCGACGTGCAGAGCGGCACGGGCACCGACCGGTAG
- a CDS encoding DUF5665 domain-containing protein, which produces MSQETDDLTRELRNLQGHYAMRSMSSRFRMMQAQFLRGLAFGLGSVVGATFLVSVLAFALSQIDFVPIIGDWATQIAEEIQAPDSQ; this is translated from the coding sequence ATGAGCCAAGAGACCGACGACCTGACCCGTGAATTGCGCAACCTGCAGGGCCACTACGCCATGCGGTCCATGTCGTCGCGGTTCAGGATGATGCAGGCGCAGTTCCTGCGAGGGCTCGCCTTCGGCCTCGGCTCGGTGGTGGGTGCGACGTTTCTCGTCTCCGTCCTTGCCTTCGCATTGAGCCAGATCGATTTCGTGCCGATCATCGGCGATTGGGCGACGCAGATCGCCGAGGAAATCCAAGCCCCCGACAGCCAGTAG
- a CDS encoding DUF1643 domain-containing protein, with translation MITRTHIKGDAPSTAIYSDCERYRYMLTRVWDAGGRKALFIMLNPSTATEVQNDPTVERCERRARALGFGAFRVLNIFAWRDTDPKKMRAAADPVGPGNDAAIAESLPWADQIIAAWGTHGAHLSRGPAVAEMLRASGFPVYHLGLSKGGHPKHPLYIPYERQPELWSAP, from the coding sequence ATGATCACCCGCACCCACATAAAGGGCGACGCGCCCTCCACAGCGATCTACTCGGACTGCGAGCGCTACCGCTACATGCTCACCCGCGTCTGGGACGCGGGCGGGCGGAAGGCGCTCTTCATCATGCTGAACCCGTCCACCGCCACCGAGGTGCAGAACGACCCCACCGTCGAGCGCTGCGAGCGGCGCGCGCGGGCGCTGGGCTTCGGCGCGTTCCGGGTGTTGAACATCTTTGCGTGGCGCGACACGGACCCCAAAAAGATGCGCGCGGCCGCTGATCCGGTGGGCCCGGGCAATGACGCGGCCATCGCCGAGAGCCTGCCCTGGGCTGACCAGATCATCGCGGCCTGGGGCACGCACGGCGCGCACCTCTCGCGGGGTCCCGCCGTGGCCGAGATGCTGCGCGCGTCGGGCTTCCCGGTTTACCATCTCGGGCTCTCCAAGGGTGGTCATCCAAAACACCCTTTGTATATCCCCTATGAACGGCAACCCGAGCTTTGGAGCGCCCCATGA